The Cloeon dipterum chromosome X, ieCloDipt1.1, whole genome shotgun sequence genome includes a window with the following:
- the E2f2 gene encoding transcription factor E2F5, which yields MSDTPSAPSRFEKSLGLLTTRFVTLLQEAKEGILDLKVAADILAVRQKRRIYDITNVLEGIGLIEKKSKNSIQWKGGGPSANTAEYAESLIIIKEEMRLLEDYEKIIDTHRRWILQSMKNVTEEKANVPLSYVAPMDLVEVFSEGNLLAIHAPPGASLAMGTISENKFSFSIKSTGGPVQVSFVDQQKSVDYHNERSLKRKKEEEEDEDKVKPKRPVKGRPAKRAKSEDEEIDNILNMLEKHESDQENTDPLILQNFEQIYEDLVLDCEKWPVQRLSPPTTAHDYHFSHGDNESISDLYDIDA from the exons ATGAGTGACACACCTTCGGCACCGAGTCGCTTTGAGAAGTCGCTTGGCTTGCTCACAACCCGATTTGTAACGCTGCTTCAAGAAGCGAAAGAGGGCATTCTTGACCTGAAAGTAGCTGCTGACATTTTGGCAGTGCGGCAGAAGCGTCGTATCTATGACATCACCAATGTCCTTGAAGGCATTGGGTTAATTGAGAAGAAGAGTAAAAACAGTATACAATGGAAAGGAGGCGGCCCCAGCGCCAACACTGCAGAGTATGCAGAAAGTCTGATAATCATCAAGGAAGAAATGAGGCTTTTGGAGGACTATGAGAAAATAATCGACACCCACCGTCGTTGGATCCTGCAGAGCATGAAAAATGTCACGGAGGAAAAAGCTAATGTCCCTCTCAGCTATGTCGCGCCCATGGACCTAGTTGAAGTCTTCTCCGAGGGCAATTTGCTTGCAATTCATGCTCCTCCTGGTGCCTCCCTAGCGATGGGCACAATCTCCGAAAATAAGTTCAGCTTCAGCATCAAGTCCACTGGTGGACCAGTTCAG GTTTCTTTTGTCGACCAGCAGAAGTCTGTTGACTATCACAATGAGCGCAGcttgaagaggaaaaaggaggaggaggaggatgaGGACAAGGTCAAACCCAAAAGACCAGTTAAAGGTCGCCCTGCCAAGAGAGCCAAGAGTGAAGATGAGGAAATTGACAACATCTTGAACATGCTGGAGAAGCACGAGTCTGATCAGGAAAACACGGACCCCctcattttacaaaattttgagcagATTTACGAAGATCTGGTGCTCGACTGTGAGAAGTGGCCAGTGCAGAGGCTCAGCCCACCCACCACAGCACATGACTATCATTTCAGTCATGGAGACAATGAGAGCATTTCAGACCTTTATGATATAGATGCCTAA